One segment of Asaia bogorensis NBRC 16594 DNA contains the following:
- a CDS encoding response regulator transcription factor, giving the protein MRLLLVESDQATAQALIKTLKQGGITVDHAQTGHEAIDMLRHYDYDLALTELTLEDLEGYEVIRRVRKTQIQTPIIVLSGMTRPQAKIKALHAGADDYITKPFDTDELLARLQAVLRRSRGFSTTVMTVGPLSLDLNAKSASVNGNPVQLTGKEYAILELLVLRRGNVLTKDAFLNHLYGGIDEPEMKIIDVFICKLRRKLQQFGAGQMIGTVWGRGYVLRDENKPVSVVPVTEPSQHSLGALQPAL; this is encoded by the coding sequence ATGCGCCTCCTTCTTGTGGAAAGCGACCAAGCTACAGCTCAAGCGCTGATCAAAACACTCAAACAGGGCGGTATTACTGTTGATCATGCCCAGACCGGGCATGAAGCAATCGATATGCTGCGCCATTATGATTATGATCTTGCCCTTACAGAACTGACACTCGAAGATCTGGAAGGATATGAAGTCATCCGACGGGTCCGTAAAACCCAAATCCAGACCCCGATTATTGTCCTGAGCGGAATGACGCGCCCCCAGGCCAAGATAAAGGCACTTCATGCCGGAGCCGATGACTACATCACCAAGCCGTTCGATACTGACGAATTGCTGGCGCGACTTCAGGCTGTACTGCGCAGGTCAAGAGGGTTCAGCACAACGGTCATGACGGTAGGACCGCTTTCGCTCGACCTCAACGCAAAGAGTGCATCGGTCAATGGCAATCCTGTGCAGTTGACCGGCAAGGAATACGCCATACTGGAGCTATTGGTGCTACGGCGTGGGAATGTTTTGACGAAGGACGCCTTCCTCAACCACCTTTATGGTGGCATCGACGAGCCTGAAATGAAGATCATCGACGTGTTCATCTGCAAGCTACGGCGCAAATTGCAGCAATTTGGCGCGGGCCAGATGATTGGCACAGTCTGGGGTCGGGGTTACGTTCTGCGTGACGAAAACAAGCCTGTCTCTGTGGTCCCGGTTACGGAGCCATCCCAGCATTCTCTTGGAGCGCTACAGCCCGCGCTCTGA
- the thiD gene encoding bifunctional hydroxymethylpyrimidine kinase/phosphomethylpyrimidine kinase, whose product MQGRVLIVAGSDSGGGAGIQADIKTVTALGGFAMTALTAVTAQNTSGVSRIEYMAPDMVAEQMTMVLEDIGADVIKLGMLGNAGIMEAVGQVLAKYPSIPCVIDPVMVATSGAKLMAPDGEVALARLYKRCFMLTPNLPELEVLHGDALSCRDDMLEAARGLARSQGIEWVLAKGGHLTGPHLTDILVHRETTRFYTDERIETLHTHGTGCTLASAIATGLAQGLDAPAAVTRARHYVRQAILQAPSYGKGTARPMNHLPSSERGL is encoded by the coding sequence ATGCAAGGCCGGGTCCTCATTGTAGCAGGCAGCGATTCCGGTGGAGGCGCCGGAATACAGGCCGATATCAAGACGGTCACCGCACTGGGCGGCTTTGCCATGACGGCCCTGACCGCCGTGACCGCGCAAAATACGTCAGGCGTGAGCCGGATCGAGTATATGGCGCCCGATATGGTGGCAGAGCAGATGACGATGGTGCTCGAGGATATCGGCGCTGACGTCATCAAGCTCGGGATGCTCGGCAATGCGGGCATCATGGAGGCTGTGGGCCAGGTTCTGGCCAAATACCCCTCCATCCCCTGTGTGATTGACCCTGTGATGGTCGCCACGAGCGGCGCGAAATTGATGGCCCCGGATGGTGAGGTCGCCTTGGCGCGGCTCTATAAGCGCTGTTTCATGCTAACGCCCAACCTGCCGGAACTTGAGGTGCTTCATGGTGATGCCCTGTCCTGCAGGGATGACATGCTTGAGGCCGCGCGGGGGCTGGCTCGGTCACAGGGGATCGAATGGGTTCTGGCAAAGGGTGGCCATCTTACAGGGCCACATTTGACGGATATCCTTGTGCATAGGGAAACCACACGCTTTTACACCGATGAACGGATCGAGACGCTTCACACTCACGGCACAGGGTGCACTCTAGCCAGCGCGATCGCTACCGGTCTTGCGCAGGGGCTGGATGCTCCGGCGGCGGTGACGCGGGCGCGTCATTATGTCCGGCAGGCCATCTTGCAGGCACCCTCCTATGGAAAGGGAACTGCCCGCCCGATGAACCATCTTCCTTCGTCAGAGCGCGGGCTGTAG
- the glmM gene encoding phosphoglucosamine mutase: protein MSKQSSTGRKLFGTDGIRGEANTFPMTVDVALRLGQAAGLYFRRGAHRHSVVLGKDTRLSGYMIESALVSGFLSAGMDVILVGPLPTPAIAMLARSLRADLGVMISASHNPFGDNGIKLFGPDGFKLSDEVEAEIESMMAQDLTNQMASPEEVGRASRLNDAAGRYIESAKAAFPKGSRLDGLRIVLDCANGAAYRVAPAALWELGAEVIKIGCEPNGVNINAACGSTHPETLQRAVLEHGAHLGIALDGDADRLIVVDEKGQIVDGDQILGLIVLFLQKNERLGSNDAVATIMSNLGLEKKLAGHGITLHRTAVGDRYVVEKMREQGIKLGGEQSGHMILSDFATTGDGLIAALQVLAVLVEEGRPASEILRVFEPYPQLLRNVRYQGGDPLSTDVLAQARKAAETRLGSTGRLVLRKSGTEPLIRVMAEAEDPALVEEIVALICDAVQRAVAA, encoded by the coding sequence ATGAGCAAGCAATCCAGTACAGGCCGCAAGCTGTTTGGCACTGACGGTATCCGAGGCGAGGCCAATACTTTTCCCATGACCGTGGACGTTGCCCTCCGCCTTGGGCAGGCAGCCGGTCTCTATTTCCGTCGTGGTGCCCATCGTCACAGCGTTGTACTTGGCAAGGACACCCGCCTCTCGGGTTACATGATTGAGAGCGCCCTCGTATCAGGCTTCCTGTCGGCTGGTATGGACGTCATCCTTGTTGGGCCTCTGCCCACACCGGCCATTGCGATGCTCGCACGCTCCTTGCGCGCCGATCTGGGGGTCATGATTTCGGCCTCGCACAACCCGTTCGGGGATAACGGGATCAAGCTGTTCGGTCCTGATGGCTTCAAGCTCTCGGATGAGGTCGAGGCAGAGATCGAGTCCATGATGGCCCAGGATCTGACGAATCAAATGGCCTCTCCTGAAGAAGTGGGTCGTGCGTCGCGCCTCAACGATGCAGCCGGGCGCTATATCGAGTCGGCCAAGGCAGCCTTTCCCAAGGGATCACGACTCGACGGCCTGCGTATCGTGCTCGACTGCGCCAATGGAGCGGCGTATCGCGTAGCCCCGGCAGCCCTATGGGAGTTGGGTGCCGAAGTCATCAAGATCGGGTGCGAGCCCAACGGGGTGAATATCAACGCGGCTTGCGGATCAACCCACCCGGAGACCTTGCAGCGTGCCGTGCTGGAGCATGGTGCCCATCTCGGGATTGCGCTCGATGGAGATGCCGACCGCCTGATCGTCGTCGACGAGAAAGGCCAGATTGTGGATGGGGATCAGATCCTTGGTCTGATCGTGTTGTTCCTCCAGAAGAACGAGCGTCTTGGCAGCAATGACGCTGTCGCAACGATCATGTCCAATCTCGGTCTGGAAAAGAAACTCGCCGGGCATGGGATCACGCTACATCGCACAGCGGTCGGTGATCGCTACGTGGTTGAGAAGATGCGCGAGCAGGGGATCAAGCTTGGTGGCGAGCAGTCAGGCCATATGATCCTGTCCGATTTCGCAACCACCGGTGACGGACTGATTGCTGCGTTGCAGGTCCTCGCAGTGCTGGTTGAGGAAGGGAGGCCAGCCAGCGAGATCCTTCGTGTATTCGAGCCGTATCCCCAGCTGTTGCGCAATGTGCGTTATCAGGGAGGCGATCCGCTCTCGACTGATGTGCTGGCACAGGCGAGGAAGGCGGCGGAAACGCGTCTTGGAAGCACTGGTCGTCTGGTACTGCGCAAGAGTGGAACGGAGCCGCTCATCCGTGTCATGGCCGAGGCCGAAGACCCCGCTCTTGTCGAGGAAATTGTCGCTTTGATCTGTGATGCCGTTCAGCGAGCCGTCGCTGCCTGA
- the ftsH gene encoding ATP-dependent zinc metalloprotease FtsH, with amino-acid sequence MNNFGRNLALWVIIIVLALLLFLAFQPTGSQHAAQQLAYSDFVTDIDEGKVRSVVVQNQNITGTLKDGTSFETYAPVDPGLVPRMTGKGVEVVAKPLDADGSPILRAVTSWLPMIFLLGIGILFFRQMQSGSGRAMGFGKSRARLLTEKQGRVTFDDVAGIDEAKAELEEIVEFLKDPQKFTRLGGKIPKGALLVGPPGTGKTLLARAIAGEANVPFFTISGSDFVEMFVGVGASRVRDMFEQGKKSAPCIIFIDEIDAVGRHRGAGLGGGNDEREQTLNQMLVEMDGFESNEGVILIAATNRPDVLDPALLRPGRFDRQVVVPNPDVAGREKILRVHMRKVPLASDVDPKVIARGTPGFSGADLANLVNEAALLAARLGKRTVAMLEFDNAKDKVLMGAERRSLAMTEDEKKKTAYHEGGHAICALLTAGSDPIHKATIIPRGRALGMVQILPEGDRLNMSRTQLKAQLVLAMGGRAAEEIIFGAENVETGASGDIKMATNYARRMVTEWGMSEKLGMVAYGDNGQEVFLGHSVTQNKNVSEQTAMEIDREIRVLIDTAYRQAHALLLEHIDALHRVAKALLEYETLSGDEVARVLRGEKITRIEVDDSAPENRRSSVPTVKAKTGGSTEALDPSPQAG; translated from the coding sequence ATGAACAATTTTGGCCGCAATCTGGCACTCTGGGTGATCATCATCGTTCTGGCGTTGTTGCTCTTCCTGGCGTTTCAGCCCACGGGAAGCCAGCACGCGGCGCAGCAACTCGCCTATTCCGATTTCGTAACCGATATCGATGAAGGCAAGGTGCGCTCTGTCGTTGTGCAAAACCAGAACATCACAGGCACCTTGAAGGACGGCACGTCATTCGAGACCTATGCGCCGGTCGACCCTGGCCTCGTGCCACGGATGACGGGCAAGGGCGTGGAGGTTGTTGCGAAGCCGCTTGACGCGGATGGCAGCCCCATCCTGCGCGCGGTCACGAGCTGGCTGCCGATGATCTTCCTCCTGGGTATCGGTATCCTGTTCTTCCGGCAGATGCAGTCTGGCAGTGGCCGGGCCATGGGCTTTGGAAAGTCGCGTGCCCGCCTTCTGACCGAGAAGCAGGGACGCGTCACATTTGACGATGTGGCCGGCATTGACGAGGCGAAAGCCGAGCTTGAGGAAATTGTCGAGTTTCTGAAGGATCCGCAGAAATTCACCCGCCTGGGCGGCAAAATTCCTAAAGGCGCGCTGCTTGTTGGACCGCCGGGTACGGGTAAGACCCTGCTTGCGCGTGCTATCGCGGGTGAAGCCAACGTGCCGTTCTTCACGATCTCCGGTTCGGACTTCGTCGAGATGTTCGTGGGTGTCGGCGCTTCACGTGTGCGCGACATGTTCGAGCAGGGGAAGAAATCGGCACCGTGCATCATCTTCATTGACGAAATCGATGCCGTTGGACGCCATCGCGGCGCAGGTCTGGGTGGCGGCAATGACGAACGCGAACAGACCCTCAACCAGATGCTGGTGGAGATGGACGGCTTCGAGAGCAATGAGGGTGTGATCCTCATCGCGGCGACAAACCGTCCTGACGTGCTCGACCCTGCCTTGCTCCGCCCCGGTCGTTTCGATCGTCAGGTCGTGGTGCCGAACCCGGATGTTGCAGGGCGTGAGAAGATCCTGCGCGTCCATATGCGCAAGGTACCGCTGGCGTCGGATGTTGATCCCAAGGTGATCGCCCGTGGTACGCCGGGATTCTCCGGTGCCGACCTTGCCAATCTGGTCAACGAGGCCGCTCTGCTCGCTGCCCGTTTGGGCAAGCGCACCGTGGCAATGCTCGAATTCGACAATGCCAAGGACAAGGTTCTGATGGGCGCCGAACGTCGCTCACTGGCCATGACCGAGGACGAGAAGAAGAAGACAGCGTACCATGAAGGGGGGCATGCCATCTGTGCGCTACTGACTGCCGGTTCCGATCCTATCCACAAGGCGACCATCATTCCGCGTGGCCGTGCGCTTGGCATGGTTCAGATCCTTCCGGAAGGTGATCGTCTGAACATGAGCCGGACCCAGCTCAAGGCGCAGCTCGTGCTGGCCATGGGTGGCCGTGCTGCTGAAGAGATCATCTTCGGCGCCGAGAATGTCGAGACCGGTGCCTCTGGTGACATCAAGATGGCGACGAATTACGCGCGCCGCATGGTCACTGAGTGGGGCATGAGCGAGAAGCTCGGCATGGTCGCTTACGGGGATAATGGTCAGGAGGTATTCCTGGGACACTCCGTGACGCAGAACAAGAACGTGTCCGAGCAGACTGCGATGGAAATCGATCGCGAGATTCGGGTTTTGATCGATACGGCGTATCGTCAGGCTCACGCGCTCTTGCTGGAGCATATCGATGCGCTGCACCGGGTCGCCAAGGCGCTTCTGGAATATGAAACGCTGTCTGGTGATGAGGTCGCACGTGTGCTGCGCGGTGAGAAAATTACCCGTATTGAGGTGGATGATTCGGCCCCCGAAAACCGGCGCTCATCAGTGCCTACAGTCAAAGCCAAGACGGGAGGGTCAACCGAAGCACTGGATCCGTCGCCGCAAGCAGGCTGA